In a genomic window of Phragmites australis chromosome 14, lpPhrAust1.1, whole genome shotgun sequence:
- the LOC133891153 gene encoding leucine-rich repeat extensin-like protein 3, whose translation MRGCYVGKATKIFLAFRAVLAVVSVVLAFRAVLHRAAKSHPSSACAATEGCQPVLPDPIQQPATTARPPPPPAQNPTFPAPDTALPPPPSPLLLPPLQPPPPAAVLSPPPAFPSPPPEIASSPPALASPPPPAELLSPPPPAAPETPSPTAPLCFMLTILDWLGLGAD comes from the coding sequence ATGCGGGGCTGCTACGTGGGCAAGGCCACCAAGATCTTCCTCGCCTTCCGCGCCGTCCTCGCGGTCGTCAGCGTCGTCCTCGCCTTCCGCGCCGTCCTCCACCGCGCCGCCAAGTCCCACCCCAGCTCCGCGTGCGCCGCCACCGAAGGCTGCCAGCCCGTCCTGCCCGACCCTATCCAGCAGCCCGCTACCACCGcacgaccgccgccgccgccggctcaAAATCCCACCTTTCCCGCCCCGGACAccgccttgccgccgccgccgtcgccgctgctgctgccccctctgcagccgccgcctccggcagcaGTCTTGTCACCCCCACCGGCATTCCCGTCACCTCCGCCAGAAATCGCGTCGTCACCACCGGCACTCGCgtcaccgccgcctcccgccgagctgctgtcgcctcctccGCCTGCTGCCCCAGAGACGCCAAGCCCGACGGCGCCTTTATGCTTCATGCTGACTATTCTTGACTGGCTCGGCCTCGGAGCAGATTAG